From Anopheles funestus chromosome 3RL, idAnoFuneDA-416_04, whole genome shotgun sequence, a single genomic window includes:
- the LOC125770302 gene encoding elongation of very long chain fatty acids protein AAEL008004-like, whose product MDVRDNFTDFTLASNYIMQLAIDEYQADRNWTRLIDRYWNLVEDLIGDPRAKQLPFMDNPLPTLGMVLTYLVWVLIIGPTYMRDRKPMQLTNTLFYYNLGQVLLSAYMFYEHLMAGWARGYSLTCQPVDYSDDHLSRRMFNLCYIYYLSKLSEFADTVFFVLRKKKSQISYLHLYHHSLTPIEAWILTKFLAGGNTTLPNIINNFVHTLMYLYYMLSAMGPRYQKYLFWKQFLTEIQIAQFIICIGHAINALVTDCAYPKFITFLLLCNASIFFVLFMNFYLENYRKQATVKAVQEATALTTTEQHQIVSVANESSKKQQ is encoded by the exons ATGGATGTAAGGGATAACTTTACCGACTTTACCCTAGCGTCGAACTACATCATGCAGCTGGCGATCGACGAATATCAGGCGGATCGCAACTGGACGCGACTGATCGACCGATACTGGAATCTTGTGGAGGACCTGATTGGAG atccgCGCGCAAAACAGCTCCCATTCATGGACAATCCACTGCCGACGCTTGGGATGGTGCTGACCTATCTCGTCTGGGTGTTGATTATTGGACCGACATACATGCGCGACCGGAAACCGATGCAGCTAACAAACACACTCTTCTACTACAACCTCGGACAGGTCCTGCTGAGTGCCTACATGTTTTACGAG CATCTGATGGCGGGCTGGGCCCGGGGATACAGTTTGACATGCCAACCGGTCGATTACAGTGACGATCATCTTTCGCGCCGG ATGTTTAACCTGTGCTACATCTACTACCTCTCAAAGTTGTCCGAGTTTGCGGATACGGTGTTCTTTGTGCTGCGCAAGAAAAAGTCACAAATTTCCTACCTTCATCTTTATCATCATTCGCTCACCCCAATCGAGGCTTGGATTCTGACCAAGTTCCTCGCAG GTGGTAATACAACACTTCCCAACATTATCAACAACTTTGTCCACACGTTGATGTATCTGTACTATATGCTGTCGGCGATGGGACCACGCTATCAGAAGTATCTGTTTTGGAAGCAGTTTTTGACCGAAATACAGATT gCCCAATTTATCATATGCATCGGGCATGCGATCAACGCACTGGTTACGGACTGCGCCTACCCGAAGTTTATCACctttttgttactttgcaaCGCTAGCATATTCTTTGTGCTGTTTATGAATTTCTATCTGGAAAATTACCGAAAACAGGCCACTGTGAAGGCGGTGCAAGAAGCGACAGCTCTAACAACTACTGAACAGCACCAAATCGTATCCGTAGCAAACGAATCGTCCAAGAAGCAACAATGA